GCATCGCCTTGGCCTGCGCGCCCACAGCGATCACCGATCGGTCTGCGGTACTCAGAGCGACGATCGAGGGCTCGTTGAGCACGATGCCTTCCCCCGGCGCGTACACGAGCGTGTTCGCCGTGCCGAGATCGACGGCCATGTCGCTGGGGAAGAAGTGGCTGAGGAAGCGAAGGAGCATCCGCGAGTTCCAAGGCAACGGATGTGCCAGCGGCGCGGAGGCCGGCCGTCGGGCTCGGGAATGTCTATACGCGAGAGCAGGTTCGATCGGCTCGCGGAGGGGGACGACGCGCCCGACGCGACCGGCGCGCTCTCGGCAGTCTTACACAGAGTTCGTGTAGGGATTACACTCCCGGCGTGGATACCGTGACCCTCGGCACCGCCACGCCCGGCGGGGGCTTTCCCGTCTATGGCCAGGCCTTCGCGGAGAGCGTCAACGAGGCCGACCCGACGCTCACCGTCGTCACCCGCCACACCAAAGGCAGCACGGAGAACGTACCGCTGCTCGAGTCCGGCCAGCTCGACCTGGGCCTCGTGCAGGGCGAGGTGGCCTACGAGGCGCTGGAAGGCATCGGTCGGCCCCGCGCCGATCTCCGCATCCTCTGTGCCATGTACTCCACGCCCGGCATGTTCGTGGTGCGTGGCGACTCCGAGTACCGCACGATCGCCGACCTCACCGGGCGCCACGTGGCCTTCGGGGCGCGGGGCTCCGGCCTCGTCATCCTCGCCCGCTATGTGCTGGACGGCCTCGCGCTGGATCAGCAGCGCGACTTTCACGCGGTGTTCCTGGACGCCGCCGGCGACGGACCCGCCATGGTGCTGGACGGCCGGGTGGCCGCGCTCTGGGGCGGCGGCATCGGCTGGCCGGGCTTCGTCGCGGTGGCCCGCGGCCCGGCGGGCGCGCGCTTCATCGTCCCCGACGCGGAGGGCATCCGCCGCATCCTCGCCCGGCACGCCTTCCTCAAGCCGCTGACCGTGCCCGCCGGCTCCTATCCGGGGCAGAGCGCGCCGATCGCGTCGGTGGGGTCGTGGAGCTTCGTCATGGCGCGTCCCTCACTCGACGAGGAGATCGCCTACCGCCTCGCGCGCGCGGTGCACGGGGCCGAGGCCGCCCTCGGCCGGCGGCTCGCGCAGGCGCGCGAGACCACCGCCGCCAACACCGTGGCGGCGGCGCCGCGGCCCGGCCTCATCCACGCCGGCGCGCGGCGCTATCTGCGCGAGATCGGGCTCTCGCCCGACTAGGCGCCGCCGGCGCCATGCCGTCGAGCAGCGCGGCAAGCCGAGGGCGCGCGCCGGAGTCCAGCTGCTCCAGCATGCACTGCCGCGGCGCCTTGTCGGGGCGCCAGCGGAGGAAGCGCGTGCCGTGGCGAAAGCGGCCGGCGGTGACCTGGTCGTAGCCGACCTCCACCACGAGCTTCGGCTCGACGGGCTCCCATTCGCCGGTGCGCTCGGTACTCCAGCGGCTTGGCCCGCCGGGGGCGTTGCCGGTGAACCCCGCTCCGCTCATGAGCGGCCGCAGGCGCGTGAGCAGGGCCTTGCGCTCAGCGGCGGCAAACCCCGAAGTGAAGCCAACATGGTGGAGCTTCCCGGCGTCGTCGTAGAGCCCCAGCAGGAGCGAGCCCACCACCTTCGCATTCGTGGCGTAGCGGAAGCCGCCCACCACGCAGTCGGCGGTGCGGCCGCGCTTGACCTTCACCATGCCGTCCCGCGTGC
This sequence is a window from Candidatus Methylomirabilota bacterium. Protein-coding genes within it:
- a CDS encoding TAXI family TRAP transporter solute-binding subunit, whose product is MDTVTLGTATPGGGFPVYGQAFAESVNEADPTLTVVTRHTKGSTENVPLLESGQLDLGLVQGEVAYEALEGIGRPRADLRILCAMYSTPGMFVVRGDSEYRTIADLTGRHVAFGARGSGLVILARYVLDGLALDQQRDFHAVFLDAAGDGPAMVLDGRVAALWGGGIGWPGFVAVARGPAGARFIVPDAEGIRRILARHAFLKPLTVPAGSYPGQSAPIASVGSWSFVMARPSLDEEIAYRLARAVHGAEAALGRRLAQARETTAANTVAAAPRPGLIHAGARRYLREIGLSPD